From Curtobacterium sp. SGAir0471, the proteins below share one genomic window:
- the argG gene encoding argininosuccinate synthase, whose protein sequence is MSKVLSSLPVGERVGIAFSGGLDTSCAVAWMREKGAVPCTYTADIGQYDEPDIDAVPGRAKEYGAEIARIVDAKGALVEEGLVALQTGAFHIRSGGKTYFNTTPLGRAVTGTMLVRAMKEDGVDIWGDGSTYKGNDIERFYRYGLMANPRLRVYKPWLDTEFVEELGGRKEMSEWLVARGFPYRDSTEKAYSTDANIWGATHEAKSLEELSSGLDIVEPIMGVAAWRDDVEVATEEVSVRFEAGRPVAINGVEYADAVALVYEANAIGGRHGLGASDQIENRIIEAKSRGIYEAPGMALLHIAYERLLNAIHNEDTVAAYHNEGRRLGRLMYEGRWLDPQSLMLRESLQRWVASAVTGEVTLRLRRGDDYTILDTTGPALSYHPDKLSMERVGDAAFGPDDRIGQLTMRNLDIADSRSRLEQYAAAGLIGGATGELVGQLQSGEAEEILGGAVVASAADVALGRATDAASEGAAFDSGTD, encoded by the coding sequence GAACGAGTCGGCATCGCGTTCTCCGGAGGTCTCGACACCTCCTGCGCGGTCGCCTGGATGCGCGAGAAGGGAGCGGTGCCCTGCACGTACACGGCCGACATCGGCCAGTACGACGAGCCGGACATCGACGCCGTCCCGGGCCGCGCGAAGGAGTACGGCGCCGAGATCGCGCGCATCGTGGACGCGAAGGGCGCCCTGGTGGAGGAGGGGCTCGTCGCCCTGCAGACCGGCGCCTTCCACATCCGCTCCGGCGGCAAGACCTACTTCAACACGACCCCCCTCGGCCGTGCGGTGACGGGCACGATGCTCGTCCGCGCCATGAAGGAGGACGGCGTCGACATCTGGGGCGACGGCTCGACCTACAAGGGCAACGACATCGAGCGGTTCTACCGCTACGGCCTGATGGCCAACCCGCGGCTCCGCGTCTACAAGCCGTGGCTCGACACCGAGTTCGTCGAGGAGCTCGGCGGCCGCAAGGAGATGAGCGAGTGGCTCGTCGCCCGGGGCTTCCCGTACCGCGACTCCACCGAGAAGGCGTACTCGACCGACGCGAACATCTGGGGCGCCACGCACGAGGCGAAGAGCCTCGAGGAGCTCTCGAGCGGCTTGGACATCGTCGAGCCGATCATGGGCGTCGCCGCCTGGCGTGACGACGTCGAGGTCGCCACCGAAGAGGTCTCCGTCCGCTTCGAGGCCGGCCGTCCGGTCGCGATCAACGGTGTCGAGTACGCCGACGCCGTCGCGCTCGTCTACGAGGCGAACGCGATCGGCGGCCGTCACGGACTCGGCGCGAGCGACCAGATCGAGAACCGCATCATCGAGGCGAAGAGCCGCGGGATCTACGAGGCGCCGGGCATGGCCCTGCTCCACATCGCGTACGAGCGCCTCCTCAACGCGATCCACAACGAGGACACCGTTGCGGCCTACCACAACGAGGGTCGCCGCCTCGGCCGCCTGATGTACGAGGGCCGCTGGCTCGACCCGCAGTCGCTCATGCTCCGTGAGTCGCTGCAGCGCTGGGTCGCCTCCGCGGTCACCGGCGAGGTCACGCTGCGCCTGCGTCGCGGCGACGACTACACGATCCTCGACACCACCGGACCGGCGCTGTCGTACCACCCGGACAAGCTGTCGATGGAGCGCGTCGGCGACGCCGCGTTCGGCCCGGACGACCGCATCGGGCAGCTGACGATGCGGAACCTCGACATCGCCGACTCGCGCTCGCGGCTCGAGCAGTACGCGGCCGCCGGACTCATCGGTGGCGCGACGGGCGAGCTCGTCGGGCAGCTGCAGTCGGGTGAGGCCGAGGAGATCCTCGGCGGGGCGGTCGTAGCCTCCGCGGCCGACGTCGCGCTCGGCCGTGCGACGGACGCAGCGTCGGAGGGCGCCGCGTTCGACTCCGGCACCGACTGA